AGCACATCCGATATGTACAAACTATTGCTTAATTTGTTGGATTGGGCACGTTTGCAAATGGGTCTTGTCAACTATAAGCCCGAAGCCGTAGAGGCCAAATCAGTTATTAACGAGGGGCTAAGCATGTATGAAGCGAAGGTAAAAGAAAAAAATCTTGTTGTTGAACTTACGGGCGATGACAATATAAAACTTTTCGTGGACCACAACATGATCAGTAGTGTGATGCGAAATATTATTTCAAATGCCATCAAGTTTACCCCTAAAGGCGGTAAAATTACTATTCGCACCTACCTTTCGGGAGAAAATGCTGCCACCATAGAAGTAAAAGACAGTGGCATTGGCATTCCGCCTGAGATACAAAAAAAATTATTTCGTCTCGACGAAAATGTGTCCCGAAACGGAACGGAAGGGGAAGAAAGCACAGGTATTGGACTTTTACTCTCCCGTGATATCACATTGAAAAATAAAGGTACCCTTACATTTTCCAGCACTGAAGGTAAAGGTTCAGTGTTCAATATTGAACTGCCGGTATTCGCAGACTAAGAAGGCTCGAAAAAACCTGATTATTCAAAAGGCTTCTTTTGCCAACCATTGGTTAGCAGAAGAAGCCTTTTTGCTTTTAATGCTTGTGATGCGGGTTTGTGCAGCTGTGCGTGTGTTTGGCATTTTTGTAAGTCACCCAGGCAAGTCCCAAAGCTCCGACCGTAAGTAAAATTATTTCGCTGAAATAGCCCAGCGAAGCTGTTTGCGCTAAAGTTACATGATGGTTATGGCTAACTGCGAACTGACCGATAAGCAGAAGCAAAATACTTGAAACGTAAACAGTAAGATATGTTCGGTTTTTATGGCGAAGCCAGGTCGGGAAAAAACCAGCGGCACTAAGGGGCACAACTGTGAGAATGAGAATGCTTTCAAATGTGCTGCCGGTAAAAAAGCTTAGCGCGGGCAGGAATAAAATTAAAAAGGGAACAGCAAGACAGTGAATGACACACAGGCTTGAAAGAAAAATGCTGATTCTTGAGAATAAATTTATTTGGGTAGTTGCTTTCATATTTTATTTACAAACCGGACATGTACCATGTAACCGGACTTCGTGTTGTCTTACACTGAAACCTTGTTGTTCAGCTTTTTTTAAATCGATTGGTTTTTCTTCAAAAGGGAAACAGTAGATTTTATCACAGGCTTCACAGATAAAATGTGCATGTGCTGATTCGTGTTGATGACCCTCTGCGCAATTGTGAACATCTTCGCTGTAAATGGCATAGAGCCAGTTACGTTCATCTGTGGCAACCTTATGCGCCAAGCCTACATCAACAAAAGTATTCAGGGTTCGGTAAAGGGTTACTTTATCCAGATCCAGCCCTTCCAATGCATCAGTAATTTGCGCATGTGACATAGCGGCTTTGGATTCCATCAGCAGCTCCAGTACCCGAAGCCTTACTTTGGTGATTTTAAGATCTGCGTTTCTAAGAATTTTCTTTAACTGTTCCTGTTTCATTGTACGCTAAGTTAAGAAAAATGCAACCTTGTTGCAATTAATTGACGGCCGAATTTCAGACTTAAAAATACGCGTTCTGAACTAAAAAGCAGCTTAGGTCTGCGTGTATTTGCAACTAAATTTCATAAACAAAGCACTTCATTTAGCTGTTCCCTGGCACTGCATATCCGAATCAGCGGTCTTTATATTTGCGGGTTGACATTCGCCCGTCTCTCATTTAAATTCAGTCCCATGAAATTAAATGACGCACAGATAAAAATTTGGTGGCAGTTCGCTTATGCGGACTAAGCATGTTGTGCCTGTTTATCATCAACTGTTCGAAGCCCGCATCGTTTACGCCCGATAGCGGGTTTTTTTTGTTTAACGCCAGAAATATTTAATAAAAGCCTGAATGGATCGACATCAGTTTCTTGAATACGCCAAAACCTGTACCGCGATTCCGGTTTGGCGGATGGCGCTCGCCGATACGCTAACACCCGTTTCCGTCTTTCTGCGTATCCGTCAGCATGCGCAGTTTCCGTTTTTATTTGAGTCTGTTGAAGGAGGGGAACAGCTTGCCAGATACTCCTTTCTGGGTAAAAATCCCTATCAGGTTTTTCGGTATGACGGGACGGAAGCACGTCTTGAGAAACGCGATGGCGACATACAATCACTCGGATCATCTTATTACGACGCGCTGAGACCACTCACGCAGTCGTATATTGAGCCTAAAATTCCGGATTTGCCCCGGCTTACCGGCGGCGCGGTCGGGTTCTCGTCTTACGATACCATCCGCCAAACCGAGCACCTTCCAAACGTGCCGGATGATGAACTCGACATACCGGACGCTGTTTGGGCTTTCTATGATGAGATTTTCGCTTTCGATCACGTTAAGCACCGCATTGTGATGCTCAAAACGGTATTCACCAAAGACCTTGATGAGCATGAGCTGAATGAGGCCTATGATGATGCACAAGCCGCGCTTGACCGCATGGAATCGGAGCTTTCCGCAAGCTATGAACAGCAAACCCCGCTTGAGATTACTTCGGAGAACATCACGAGCAACTTCAGCCGCGAGCGGTTTCATGAGGTTGTGGATATTGCCAAAAAGCACATTTTTGAAGGGGATATTTTTCAGGTCGTACTTTCGCAGCGGTTCAGTA
This genomic stretch from Cyclonatronum proteinivorum harbors:
- the trpE gene encoding anthranilate synthase component I, translated to MDRHQFLEYAKTCTAIPVWRMALADTLTPVSVFLRIRQHAQFPFLFESVEGGEQLARYSFLGKNPYQVFRYDGTEARLEKRDGDIQSLGSSYYDALRPLTQSYIEPKIPDLPRLTGGAVGFSSYDTIRQTEHLPNVPDDELDIPDAVWAFYDEIFAFDHVKHRIVMLKTVFTKDLDEHELNEAYDDAQAALDRMESELSASYEQQTPLEITSENITSNFSRERFHEVVDIAKKHIFEGDIFQVVLSQRFSSGFSGDRFMLYRALRMVNPSPYLFYLDFDAFALVGSSPEVLVSVQDGLTKVLPIAGTRPRGRSAAEDQRFAADLAADAKEVAEHVMLVDLGRNDLSRICKPGTVRVTKDQIIERYSHVMHIVSEVTGQLGSSSTAVDALQHCFPAGTVSGAPKVRAMEIIDALEPVKRGPYAGAVGYFDFSGNMDTCIAIRTMVATRDTVYIQAGAGIVADSVPENEYQETYNKARALFEALKLSIKM
- a CDS encoding Fur family transcriptional regulator; the protein is MKQEQLKKILRNADLKITKVRLRVLELLMESKAAMSHAQITDALEGLDLDKVTLYRTLNTFVDVGLAHKVATDERNWLYAIYSEDVHNCAEGHQHESAHAHFICEACDKIYCFPFEEKPIDLKKAEQQGFSVRQHEVRLHGTCPVCK
- a CDS encoding MerC domain-containing protein, with protein sequence MKATTQINLFSRISIFLSSLCVIHCLAVPFLILFLPALSFFTGSTFESILILTVVPLSAAGFFPTWLRHKNRTYLTVYVSSILLLLIGQFAVSHNHHVTLAQTASLGYFSEIILLTVGALGLAWVTYKNAKHTHSCTNPHHKH